In Spirosoma pollinicola, the genomic window AGCAAATAATTGGCAGCATTTGCCTTGTTTACTGACGTATCCGTGACGACAGCGTTCAGTCGTTTGTTGATCAGGGAATTTGTAGTAACGTCTGTGGCAGTAGCAGCGTCTTCGCCCATATACTCCTGGTAGAAAATGACGAACACTATAGCAACTATTGCTATAACCATGATAACTAGATACCGAGTGGCTGGCTTCATACAAGTGGATAGAATGACCGATTAACGTAGTCCCTCGATAGCTTTTTTCATAGCGGCAAACTGCCGTTTCTTTTGTAAAACAGCCGGAGCGGCAACCCGTTCGCGACAATCAAAAATGCCACAGCGTTCACAGGCCTCATTCACGATACGAAAAGATACCTCGCTGGCAGGGTTGTTTTCCGGAGATGTCGACAGGAAATTCATCTTGCTTTTTAGGGCGTCATTCACGGCAAAACACATGGATACACTGATGTTTTGATCACCGGCGGCCCGCGAAGGGTGAGCTACTGAAATAATCAGGTATTGGTGTCCGGTATCGTAATACTCCGAAAGTTGTGCCCGGCAAAGCGTGCCATCGAATTGTTTATTCTGTTGTAGAAACTGTAGTTCCTGCAAAATTGTCCAGGCTATCCACCGCCGACAGAAATGCTCGTCCATAATACCGCGTGGTCCTTGCAAACGCGACAGGTGCATTTCCTTTGTCAGTTTAAAGGTCGTTTGGCCGGGTGTATGATTGAACCGATAAAAAAACAACTGATCTATACCGAATGCACTGGGCAACACATTACTCAGTCGATAACAGAAGCGCTCAGGCGTTGCCCCAAAATGGTCGATGAGTTGCAGGAAATCGTCGTTGTTCCAGGTATCCCGGGCAAAAAGTTCACTTAATTTAGCGACGAGCGCAGCCCGTCGAATTAAAATGGCACCGGCAAAGTAAGAGGCTTTATAATTATTGAGAATCTGCTCAAACGATTCTGCTTCAACCCAGGAATAGCTGAATGGACGATTCTTAAGATTCATAAACTGGAAGCCCACTTCCCGCGACAGAATAAACGACCGTTGTTCTGTCGAAAGGCCCGCATTAAGGTGAAGTGTGTGCTGTTCGGGTCGATATACTGACCGCAAGGCGGCTAATTCGGGTTGCGTTAGCGGGTCGAAGTGCTCGATTCGAATGTTATACCGCGTTTTAAGCAGATTAATTAACAGAACTTCGGTAACCGCCTGATCGGGCATTGGGGCAAATTCGGCCAGAAAGCGATCGGCATCGGCTTCGATATCGGGAAAGTAATTATCGTGCATTTCCTGATAGGACCGCAGCATAGTCAGATACAACCGCTCGACGCTCATGTTGTAGCTAAGGGCAATATCCATGAATGTACGAATCATGGCACTGACTTTAGCGGGGGCTTCGGCCAGTAGTTCGAGCAGGTCGGAGGGGTCTATTCCGAACAGTTCGAGGGGGATTTCAGTCAGGAATTTCGAGCGCAGCAAGTCCGAAATGGGCTCCAGCTTCTTGCTTAATTTTAACGAAACAAGCGTATCGTAATCCACTTGCATAGCATTGGCAAGTGCCGAAATTTTATCGGCTTTGGGGTATTTTCGTCCTTTTTCAATTTCGGTGACGTAGGAGACTGATAAGTTGGATCTTTGGGCTAATTCGCTGACAGACAATCCTTTATCAAGGCGTAGTTGGCGAAGTTTCAAGCCAAACAACAGGCGGATATGATCTGCGGGTAGGTTCAAGGAATGGAAGCTTAATTAGTGAGACGCATCAACTAAAAGCGGACTCAGGTTCCAGGACCTGGCCGGATCGTATTGCAGTTGACCATGGTCGATAACCAGCGGGCTATCGACATTATTGTGGTATAATTGCCCAGTGCCTAAGCCCTGTGGCAACAGGTGTTTAAATTGCGCTGTATACTGAGCAATAGCATTCAGGCCAATATTCGATTCCAGCGCCGAGGTAAGCCACCAGCCAATATTGAGTCGGCCAGCCAGTTCGATCCATTCGTCGCAATGACGTAACCCACCCAAAAGGGTAGGTTTCAGTATAATATACTGTGGCTGGATTTTTTTTAAGAGCTTAAATTTATGGACGTATTCCATTTGCCCGATCAGCTCTTCGTCCAGCGCAATTGGTAAAGGCGAATGCTTACACAGGTCGGCCATTAGCTCCGGTTGCCCGGCACGAATGGGTTGTTCGATAGAATGCAGGTTAAACGTGGCCAGCCGTTCGAGCTTTGCTATTACATCGGCAGGGGTAAACGCACCGTTGGCATCCACCCGAAGGGTGATCTTATCGGCCGGGAATCGTTCCCGAATCATGGCCAGCAGATCGCACTCCTGTTCAAAATCAATAGCCCCTATTTTTAGTTTTATCGTAGTGTAGCCGGCTTCAAGTTTTTCCTCGATCTGCTGCCGCATAAACGACTGGCTGCCCATCCAGATCAGGCCATTGATTGGCAGTGTGCGCTGTCCGTTAGTGAAATCAGACGTCCTGATAATGTGTTGCCCGCCTGAGAGGAAATCAAGCATGGCTGTTTCAAAGCCAAATAAAATACTTGGGAAAGCCTGGCTGATAAGTTGATTCAGGATGATGGGAATATTCCAGCTAAACAACTCCAGATCCATCTCTGTAAACTCATCGCAATACTGACAAAGAATATCCTCGAAATCGGGACGGTCATCGAAGCTTAGTCCTTTCAGCGGTCCACATTCCCCATAACCAACAACAGCCGGATTTTCATCATCAAAAATTCGAATAACGTAGGACGTTTTTTCCGTAAGGGTGCCGCGTGACGTACCCGCTTCGAAGCGAAAGTGCAACGTGTATTTCAGGTAGTCGGCTTTTAAACTCATTGTACCAAACGGTGAGGACGGGAGTTCCCAGTCCTAAAAGTACTAATTTTGACTGCTCAAGCTGGCAATATTACGAAAATATTAATGAAACGTTTAGGGAGTAAGTGGCTACTATTGCCTTTCAGTCTAGTATATGGGGTAGTTATGGACATACGTAATTGGCTATTTAACAGCCACTTATTGAGATCCTATTGGCCTTCTATTCACACAATATGCGTAGGCAATTTGACCGTTGGCGGCACCGGAAAAACGCCTATGATCGAATTTTTGATTAAACGGTATGCGTTATCAAAGGAAGTAACCCCAGGAGTAACGGCTACGTTAAGTCGGGGCTACGGCAGGCAAACGACTGGGTTTCGGATAGCTACTGATACCGATACAGCCTCGACGATTGGTGACGAACCCCTCCAGCTATACCGAAAATTTGCACCCCTCGTTCGGGTGTGTGTTGGCGAACGAAGAGCCGGGGCTATTCAGGTACTGGTGAGCCATCATCCCGAAACGAAGCAGGTTTTGCTGGACGATGCTTACCAGCACCGGGCTGTTCAGCCACACCTGACTATTTTATTAATGGATTACAATCGGCCCTTTTATGACGATTATCCGTTCCCCGCTGGTCGATTGCGCGAACGGCGAAAGGGTGCGCGTAGGGCCGATGTGATCGTTGTGACGAAGTGTCCAACTGATTTGTTTACGACCGAACAGCAGCGTATTTCGGAAAAGATTCGCCCATACTGTAAGCCTGAAACGCCCATTTTTTTTGCGGGCTTGCAGTACGGTCAACCTGTTTCGTTCGAAAGTCGGCAAGCCGTAACGAACCTGCAAAAAGTCGTGCTGGTGTCGGGCCTGGCAAATGCCGATCTGCTGGAATACTATGTTGATCAAGCCTACACCTTAGTTAAGCATCACCGCTTTGCCGATCACTACGCGTACAGTCGCGATGAACTTGATTCTATCCTGACAGGCTTACCGCCCGCAACCGCTTTGCTTACAACTGAAAAAGACTGGGTAAAACTCGACGGGTTGCTCTCGCCTGGCGAGCGTACTACACTTCCGTTGTATTACCTGCCGGTTGCCATGCAGTTCCTGCCCGGACATGAACAGGGCTTTAACCAGTTTTTAGATCGATCAAGCCTTAAAAATCGTTAACTGAACCAAGTCGACGAGCGAGTGTCCGACGTTTTGACGTACTTTTGACCTAATGAATCGGAGTTTACTTGCCTTACTTTTTAGTACTTGCCTCTCGCTCACAGCCTGGGCACAGCAGTTTCCGGGTAATACCCAAACGCCCAATAGTTTTGGCGGTCGCCAGACAATGCCTACGTCAACAACCGGCAGCAATGGTATCGACGATTCGACGAAGGTTATTTATGGTCCAAAGTCAACCCGATATGTACTGGAGGACGATAATTTGAATAACCGCCGGAAACTTTACACCCTCGATACGACCATGGACGAGGTGCATCGGTTCACCTATGTGCAGCGAAATCAAAATCTGTATCAGGACTTAGGCGAACTGGGTACGCCCATGCGGCCTGTATTTCTGCAAGTTCCCCAACAATTGGGTGCGCAATCGGGCTATTATGTCTTTTTGCCCTATGCCTTTCAACCAATGGACGTGAAGTATTTCGATACCAAGTCGCCTTATACTGATATGTATCTTGCGCTGGGCGGGCATAATCAGAATATACTTCGGTTCGATATGTCGCAAAACATTAATTCCCGCTGGAATGTGGGTTTCGATGTACAGCGATTTACCTCCCAGAAGCAGTTTGGCACGAGTGGTAATAACGACCCATACAAGTTACTGGCGCAGAACTGGGGGTTGTTACTGCATACGAATTACCGCTCTAAAAACGAAAAATACACCCTGCTGGCTCACTTCAATAACATGAACCACAGCCTCGATGAGCAGGGGGGAGTATTGCCGGGGCAAAATGCAGATGGAAGCACCATTGCCATCAATTACACCGGCGATTCGCGTTTACGCAGCGGCAGTACAACCGCTCAGGGACCACACGGTTGGGAAATTCGGAACAACTGGCATGTCTATCACCAGTATGTGCTCGACAAGGGATTTCAACTGTATCATAAATTTGACTATCAGACCCAAAAGAATTTTTATCAGGATGATACCCTGCGGCTGAATCAGACAGATACGCTGCTGGCAGCTGACAATAAAGTCAGGCGATTCTATCCCGCTATTCTGGGCGACACATCCCGCCTGGAGCAGCACGCCCGGTTTCGAGTGCTCGATAATCAGTTTGGGATAAAAGGGGTTGCGCAGTACAAAGGCGCGTCGTTCAACTACCGCGCGTACCTGCGGATACGAAATTATAAACAGTCATCTCTCTACAATACATCACGCACTCAATATAATGAATACAGTACTGCCCGAACCGAAACGTTTGTGGGTGGCTGGCTAGGCTATTATTTCCCGGATAGCTTGTCGCGGCTGACGGCCGAAGCCGAAATTGGGGCCGATGGTAGCCGACGAATTCAGGGGCAGGTCGAAAGTAAGTTTCTAACAGCGGGCGGCTCCTATGTAAATGTCCAGCCTACACTCGTTCAGGAACGTTTTCAAAGCAAGGTATATAACTGGCCGGATGTAACGAACGGACTTAATCCACTGACCAAGAGGGACTATTTGCAGGCCTATGGTAAGCTGACTGTACGATATCATAAACTCCGACTGGAACCGAGCCTGGACTATTACCTGATTAAAAATTTCGTTTATTTCGACACAAAAGGTGTTGTTCAGCAGGAAAATTCACCCATTAGTATTGTTCGGCCGGGACTTGGCTACCACTTTCAAATCGGCAAGTTTCTGATCTCTGGGCAGGGCTATTATACGGCGAAAGAAGGCCCCGACGTTATCCGTATACCATCAATTTTTGTGAACACTCGCATTCAGTACGAGTTTTTATATGCTAAAGTGCTGTACATACAGACCGGGGTCGATTTGCACTATAAGTCGAAGTACTATGCCGATGCGTACATGCCCTTAACCCAGCAGTTTCATCTTCAGAATAGACAACAGGTGGAAGGCTATGTTCTTGCCGACTTATATGCCAATCTTCGTATCAACCGTACCCGTTTATTTGTTAAACTTACGCACATAAATCAGGGCATTTTATCGCCCGGTTACTATGTAGCGCCCGATTTCCTGCAAATGCGCCGTGGCTTCTCATTCGGAGTTGACTGGTATTTATTTGACTGATTCTGGCGTTAACAGGTAGGAGACCGCCATTTTTTGCTTATTCCGTCAATGACGGAACGAATTGTCTCTTTTGCTTTACAAAAGTACCATTGCGTTTCTTTTCATTTAAATAATTAATCTTTACTTTTTGCATGGATCCATTTCAGATTCAAAAAGCTCCGGTTCAATACGACGTTGCCATTGTTGGTTCAGGAGCCGGGGGCGGCATGGCGGCTTATACACTGGCAAAAGCGGGCGCTAAAGTCGTTTTGCTGGAAGCAGGCGGTTATTTTGATCCTGCCGATCCGAAATACATTACGCAACTGAAATGGCCCTGGGAATCGCCACGGCGGGGAGCTGGTACGACACGGGCGTTTGGGGATTTCGATGCCGCCTGGGGTGGCTGGGACATTGAAGGTGAGCCGTATACGAATGTAAAAGGCTCCGATTTTCAGTGGTTCCGGTCCCGTATGTTAGGTGGACGTACCAATCACTGGGGACGTATTTCGTTACGTTTCGCCCCCGACGATTTTCGCCGGAAAAGCATGACGGGTGTTGGTGAAGACTGGCCTATTGGCTATGACGATATCAAACCTTTTTACGACCGAATCGACCGGATGATCGGCGTTTTTGGCTCGGTTGAAAATATGGCATCCGAACCGGATGGTATTTTTCTGCCTGCGCCAAAGCCGCGCTTGCACGAGTTGATGATTCGGAAAGGAGCCCGCAGTATCGGTGTTCCGGTTATTCCGTCTCGCCTGTCGATTCTTACCAAACCTGTGAATAACGAACGCGGGTCCTGTTTTTATTGCAGCCAGTGCGGACGGGGGTGTCAGGCCTATGCCGATTTTTCCTCCTCGTCGGTGCTGGTGAAGCCCGCAATGAAAACGGGCAATGTTACCCTGATTAACGGGGCCATGGTTCGTGAAGTCCTCACCGATCCGGGAACGGGATTAGCCACAGGCGTTAGTTACGTCGATACGTTAACGTTGCAGGAAGTTACCGTGAAAGCGAAGTCAGTCATTCTGGCTGCCAGTGCGGGTGAAACGGCACGTTTGCTGTTAAACTCTAAATCAAGCCGTTTTTCGACGGGGCTTGCCAATTCAAGCAACGTTGTCGGTAAATACATCAATGACTCTACGGGTGCCAGTCGCTCGGCCTTTATTCCGGCCCTGATGGATCGCAAACGGTATAATGAAGATGGTG contains:
- a CDS encoding helix-turn-helix domain-containing protein; this encodes MNLPADHIRLLFGLKLRQLRLDKGLSVSELAQRSNLSVSYVTEIEKGRKYPKADKISALANAMQVDYDTLVSLKLSKKLEPISDLLRSKFLTEIPLELFGIDPSDLLELLAEAPAKVSAMIRTFMDIALSYNMSVERLYLTMLRSYQEMHDNYFPDIEADADRFLAEFAPMPDQAVTEVLLINLLKTRYNIRIEHFDPLTQPELAALRSVYRPEQHTLHLNAGLSTEQRSFILSREVGFQFMNLKNRPFSYSWVEAESFEQILNNYKASYFAGAILIRRAALVAKLSELFARDTWNNDDFLQLIDHFGATPERFCYRLSNVLPSAFGIDQLFFYRFNHTPGQTTFKLTKEMHLSRLQGPRGIMDEHFCRRWIAWTILQELQFLQQNKQFDGTLCRAQLSEYYDTGHQYLIISVAHPSRAAGDQNISVSMCFAVNDALKSKMNFLSTSPENNPASEVSFRIVNEACERCGIFDCRERVAAPAVLQKKRQFAAMKKAIEGLR
- a CDS encoding o-succinylbenzoate synthase — translated: MSLKADYLKYTLHFRFEAGTSRGTLTEKTSYVIRIFDDENPAVVGYGECGPLKGLSFDDRPDFEDILCQYCDEFTEMDLELFSWNIPIILNQLISQAFPSILFGFETAMLDFLSGGQHIIRTSDFTNGQRTLPINGLIWMGSQSFMRQQIEEKLEAGYTTIKLKIGAIDFEQECDLLAMIRERFPADKITLRVDANGAFTPADVIAKLERLATFNLHSIEQPIRAGQPELMADLCKHSPLPIALDEELIGQMEYVHKFKLLKKIQPQYIILKPTLLGGLRHCDEWIELAGRLNIGWWLTSALESNIGLNAIAQYTAQFKHLLPQGLGTGQLYHNNVDSPLVIDHGQLQYDPARSWNLSPLLVDASH
- the lpxK gene encoding tetraacyldisaccharide 4'-kinase, which gives rise to MKRLGSKWLLLPFSLVYGVVMDIRNWLFNSHLLRSYWPSIHTICVGNLTVGGTGKTPMIEFLIKRYALSKEVTPGVTATLSRGYGRQTTGFRIATDTDTASTIGDEPLQLYRKFAPLVRVCVGERRAGAIQVLVSHHPETKQVLLDDAYQHRAVQPHLTILLMDYNRPFYDDYPFPAGRLRERRKGARRADVIVVTKCPTDLFTTEQQRISEKIRPYCKPETPIFFAGLQYGQPVSFESRQAVTNLQKVVLVSGLANADLLEYYVDQAYTLVKHHRFADHYAYSRDELDSILTGLPPATALLTTEKDWVKLDGLLSPGERTTLPLYYLPVAMQFLPGHEQGFNQFLDRSSLKNR
- a CDS encoding putative porin, with amino-acid sequence MNRSLLALLFSTCLSLTAWAQQFPGNTQTPNSFGGRQTMPTSTTGSNGIDDSTKVIYGPKSTRYVLEDDNLNNRRKLYTLDTTMDEVHRFTYVQRNQNLYQDLGELGTPMRPVFLQVPQQLGAQSGYYVFLPYAFQPMDVKYFDTKSPYTDMYLALGGHNQNILRFDMSQNINSRWNVGFDVQRFTSQKQFGTSGNNDPYKLLAQNWGLLLHTNYRSKNEKYTLLAHFNNMNHSLDEQGGVLPGQNADGSTIAINYTGDSRLRSGSTTAQGPHGWEIRNNWHVYHQYVLDKGFQLYHKFDYQTQKNFYQDDTLRLNQTDTLLAADNKVRRFYPAILGDTSRLEQHARFRVLDNQFGIKGVAQYKGASFNYRAYLRIRNYKQSSLYNTSRTQYNEYSTARTETFVGGWLGYYFPDSLSRLTAEAEIGADGSRRIQGQVESKFLTAGGSYVNVQPTLVQERFQSKVYNWPDVTNGLNPLTKRDYLQAYGKLTVRYHKLRLEPSLDYYLIKNFVYFDTKGVVQQENSPISIVRPGLGYHFQIGKFLISGQGYYTAKEGPDVIRIPSIFVNTRIQYEFLYAKVLYIQTGVDLHYKSKYYADAYMPLTQQFHLQNRQQVEGYVLADLYANLRINRTRLFVKLTHINQGILSPGYYVAPDFLQMRRGFSFGVDWYLFD
- a CDS encoding GMC family oxidoreductase; this translates as MDPFQIQKAPVQYDVAIVGSGAGGGMAAYTLAKAGAKVVLLEAGGYFDPADPKYITQLKWPWESPRRGAGTTRAFGDFDAAWGGWDIEGEPYTNVKGSDFQWFRSRMLGGRTNHWGRISLRFAPDDFRRKSMTGVGEDWPIGYDDIKPFYDRIDRMIGVFGSVENMASEPDGIFLPAPKPRLHELMIRKGARSIGVPVIPSRLSILTKPVNNERGSCFYCSQCGRGCQAYADFSSSSVLVKPAMKTGNVTLINGAMVREVLTDPGTGLATGVSYVDTLTLQEVTVKAKSVILAASAGETARLLLNSKSSRFSTGLANSSNVVGKYINDSTGASRSAFIPALMDRKRYNEDGVGGMHVFTPWWLDNKKLDFPRGYHIEYWGGMGMPAYGFGWGIEAMNGMIAARNGMMKPGGGYGASLKDDYRRFYGAYVGMAGRGEPVPLESNYCEIDPGVVDKYGIPVLRFNYKWSENEVKQAKHMQDTFEEIIHSMGGIALGDKPNASTNYGLAAPGQIIHEVGTARMGNDPKTSVLNKYQQAHDVKNLFVVDAAPFPSQGDKNVTWTILASSMRTSEYLIDQVKQKNI